From the genome of Fusarium oxysporum f. sp. lycopersici 4287 chromosome 3, whole genome shotgun sequence, one region includes:
- a CDS encoding hypothetical protein (At least one base has a quality score < 10), which produces MLPSPPSAFALLRSPRNLAIQFELATQTPSPDHPTVADLPQAVWRNKRYVLDEPLSRKGSKGRKSWIKRHGFFVVEIDTNNSPLSPYWACPDHLRRFHRIFESSQGADTDPSTDETERPKRRRLQYSAVPRARVAMIRELSLGLLINTNVPFSFFSDTFFQQLAWQLDPHLSDQISWSRQSMSRLLDDMYKTKKDRVKQELSDALSKIHLRFDLWTSPNRHAVMAVMAHFLDRQGKHQSRLLALRRQLGCHSGENLAVTLGQVVREWKIEDRVGTVISDNASSNDTCLLNFYGDLDAEMSLVDIRARRMRCYGRILNLVARAFLYGEDLEAFEADFQTNSLNPEDKGDSQIFQQAESQVFNFLGRHEDDLRHWRKKRLVGKLHNVVKFIRSPPQRSELFKKISRENDEAQEYLLAGESTAELEVVMNNDTRWNSTYLRSFERSSSRETLGRSWFIQRAGVAREVMTGMEYLLEHLEDRKLFHHVVPDNAVGEITDSQVEPARGRPDRNRQLPARFRDCEMDMHPRKSMESSLPGRGSGQCDDGPGKLSIITAWQKLNEYYTKLGESPLFAASIILNPSLGMSYLEVNWASEEQLVWRRLRRWSSELERYLRLEPQETEDPIEWWMGRRGQFPMVSQLALDILAIPAMATDCERSFSLAKLTLTSQRLSMATETLEKLQCLKNWVRHGVVKLGATAGGRDELQWEIGNSSMESTDVEI; this is translated from the exons ATGCTTCCTTCTCCACCCTCCGCCTTTGCTCTCCTCCGATCACCGAGAAATTTGGCGATCCAATTTGAGCTAGCGACGCAGACGCCATCGCCAGATCACCCTACCGTTGCGGATCTTCCACAAGCAGTATGGAGGAACAAACGATATGTTTTAGACGAGCCCCTTTCTCGGAAAGGCTCGAAGGGCCGGAAGAGCTGGATCAAGCGCCACGGATTTTTTGTCGTTGAGATCGACACCAACAACAGTCCGTTAAGCCCTTACTGGGCCTGCC CTGACCATCTCCGCAG GTTCCACAGGATCTTCGAGAGCAGTCAAGGCGCCGACACAGACCCGTCAACCGATGAGACTGAACGGCCTAAGCGACGGCGCTTGCAGTACAGCGCCGTGCCGCGTGCTAGAGTCGCGATGATCCGAGAACTGAGCCTGGGACTTCTGATCAATACCAATGttcccttttctttctttagCGATACGTTCTTTCAGCAGCTCGCCTGGCAACTTGACCCTCAtctatctgatcagataTCATGGAGCCGGCAATCGATGAGCCGCTTGTTGGATGACATgtacaagaccaagaaggacaGGGTCAAGCAGGAGCTCTCGGATGCCCTTAGCAAAATTCATCTGAGGTTCGACCTGTGGACATCACCGAATCGACACGCTGTCATGGCAGTCATGGCTCATTTTCTTGACCGCCAGGGGAAGCACCAGTCGCGCCTACTGGCACTCCGACGCCAGCTCGGGTGTCATAGCGGAGAGAATCTCGCGGTGACACTTGGGCAGGTTGTGCGTGAGTGGAAGATAGAGGATCGAGTTGGAACAGTGATCTCGGACAACGCATCTTCCAACGACACCTGTCTTCTGAACTTCTACGGAGATCTCGATGCAGAAATGAGCTTGGTGGACATCCGCGCTAGGCGTATGCGCTGCTATGGACGCATCTTGAACCTGGTTGCTCGCGCCTTCCTGTACGGCGAAGATCTTGAGGCTTTCGAGGCT gactttcagactaatagtctgaatcctgaagaTAAGGGGGATTCCCAGATTTTCCAACAGGCTGAATCTCAGGTCTTCAACTTCCTTGGTCGCCACGAGGATGATCTACGACactggagaaagaaaaggctGGTAGGAAAGCTCCACAATGTTGTCAAGTTTATCAGGTCACCTCCTCAGAGGAGCGAGCTCTTTAAGAAGATCTCGCGCGAGAATGACGAAGCACAAGAATATCTCTTGGCGGGCGAGTCGACGGCGGAGCTAGAGGTCGTCATGAACAACGACACGAGATGGAACTCCACTTATCTCAGATCTTTCGAGCGCTCGTCAAGCAGGGAGACATTAGGGCGTTCTTGGTTCATCCAGAG GGCTGGGGTAGCGAGGGAGGTGATGACAGGCATGGAGTACTTGCTGGAACACCTGGAGGATCGGAAGTTGTTCCATCATGTTGTCCCAGACAACGCAGTGGGAGAGATTACAGATTCTCAAGTCGAACCGGCCCGAGGGCGACCGGATCGAAATCGGCAGCTTCCTGCTAGGTTTAGAGATTGCGAGATGGATATGCATCCACGAAAGTCAATGGAAAGCTCCTTGCCAGGTCGTGGGTCGGGACAATGCGATGATGGACCAGGCAA ACTGTCCATCATAACCGCCTGGCAGAAACTTAATGAGTACTACACTAAGCTTGGAGAGTCACCGTTGTTCGCCGCATCCATTATCCTCAACCCGTCACTCGGCATGAGCTATCTGGAGGTGAACTGGGCGTCAGAGGAGCAGCTTGTGTGG CGAAGACTACGGCGATGGAGTAGCGAGCTGGAGCGATATCTGCGGCTAGAGCCACAAGAAACTGAGGATCCAATTGAATGGTGGATGGGTCGGCGGGGGCAGTTTCCCATGGTCAGCCAGCTGGCTCTCGATATACTTGCGATACCGGCGATGGCGACTGATTGTGAGAGGTCATTCAGCCTGGCCAAGCTGACGTTGACGTCGCAGAGGCTCTCAATGGCGACGGAAACATTGGAGAAGTTACAATGCCTCAAGAACTGGGTTAGGCATGGCGTGGTGAAGCTAGGGGCGACAGCGGGTGGGAGGGATGAACTCCAGTGGGAGATTGGAAATAGTAGTATGGAGAGCACAGATGTTGAGATTTGA
- a CDS encoding CMGC/CDK/CDC2 protein kinase (At least one base has a quality score < 10), with product MDNYQKLEKIGQGACGAIYKARDLANGERIVALKKIRLEAEDEGVPSTSIREISLLKELQHPNILRLLNIVHADYHNLYLVFEFLDIDLKRYMETLPVSDGGRSKVLPEGSSAYLMQLGMNDTVVRKFMYQLCAGVNYCHSHRILHRDLKPANLLIDKEGNLKLAEFGLARAFGVPLRPYTHDVVTLWYRAPELLLGAKQYSTGVDMWSVGCIFAEMCVRKPLFPGDSEIDKIFKIFRTLGTPTEDVWPGVTSYRDFKSSFPKWQRNYDQALCNNLNKAGLELLDMTLIYNPAGRISAKQACNHPYFEGFVA from the exons ATGGATAATTACCAGAAGTTGGAGAAAATTGGCCAAG GTGCCTGCGGTGCCATTTACAAGGCCCGTGACCTTGCCAATGGGGAACGAATTGTAGCATTGAAAAAAATCCGTCTCGAAGCCGAGGATGAGGGTGTACCGAGCACTTCCATCCGGGAGATTTCTCTCCTCAAGGAACTGCAGCACCCTAACATCTTGCGTCTTCTGAACATCGTTCACGCTGATTACCACAATCTTTACCTCGTTTTCGAATTCCTTGATATCGACCTGAAAAGGTACATGGAGACCTTACCGGTCAGTGACGGTGGACGAAGCAAGGTGCTTCCGGAGGGGTCATCGGCATACCTCATGCAATTAGGCATGAACGACACGGTGGTCAGAAAATTCATGTACCAGCTTTGTGCTGGCGTTAATTACTGCCACTCCCACCGTATCTTGCACCGAGATCTGAAGCCCGCTAATCTCCTCATCGACAAGGAAGGAAATCTCAAGTTAGCCGAATTTGGGTTGGCACGAGCGTTTGGTGTGCCTCTGCGCCCATACACTCATGATGTCGTGACGCTCTGGTACCGAGCACCTGAACTTCTACTGGGCGCAAAACAATACTCGACGGGTGTTGATATGTGGTCTGTCGGCTGTATCTTTGCAGAGATGTGCGTTCGAAAGCCGCTATTTCCTGGTGACTCTGAGATTGATAAGATCTTTAAAATCTTCCG CACATTGGGTACTCCTACGGAAGACGTTTGGCCTGGAGTTACCTCGTACCGTGATTTCAAGTCCTCGTTTCCTAAGTGGCAACGTAACTACGATCAGGCTCTCTGCAATAACCTCAACAAAGCAGGGCTCGAACTTCTCGATATGACGCTGATCTACAATCCGGCTGGACGCATTTCGGCCAAACAGGCCTGCAACCACCCTTACTTTGAAGGCTTTGTTGCGTAG